ACGGCGCCGACTTCGACCTGCTGCCCGGCGAGGTGCTCGCCGTCATCGGCGACAACGGAGCCGGAAAGACCAGCCTCATCAAGGCCCTCACCGGCGCGGTGGTGCCGGACGAGGGCGAGATACGCCTGAACGGAAAGCCGATCCAGTTCTCCGGCCCGCAGAGCGCTCGCGCGCACGGCATCGAGACGGTCTATCAGGACCTCGCCGTAGCAGCCTCCATGGACATCGCCTCGAACATGTTCCTGGGACGCGAACTGCGCCGTCCCGGCGTCCTGGGCAGCGCCTTCCGCATGCTGGACAAGAAGCGCATGCGTCAAGAGGCCGCCGAGCACATGGCCGACCTGAAGATCGGCCTGCGCTCGCTGACCCAGCCGGTCGAGACCCTCTCCGGCGGACAGCGCCAGGCCGTCGCGGTCGCCCGGGCCGTCGCCTGGGCCCGCAGCGTCGTCGTCATGGACGAACCCACCGCCGCCCTCGGCGTCAAGGAGTCCGGACAGGTCCTCGACCTCATACGCCGTGTCCGCGACAAGGGCATGCCGGTCGTCCTGATCAGCCACAACATGCCGCACGTCTTCGAGATCGCCGACCGCATCCACGTCCACCGCCTCGGCAGGCGAGCGGCCGTGATCAAGCCCTCGGACTACTCCATGGCGGAGGTCGTCGCCATCATGACCGGCGCGCTCACCGTCGACGAGGCCGGAGGTACCGTCGTAGCGGATTCCGACGCGGCGAAGGCCGCGGGAGTCCAGGCCAACTGACGTACGACGAAACACTCACGGGTTCCGGCCGCGGGGCCGCGCACGGCGCCACCGCGGCCCGAACCTACGAGAAGGGGAGACTGTTTACTCCATGGCAGCGAACCGCCGCCCCACCCTCGCAGACGTGGCACGGGAAGTGGGCGTCAGCGCGAAGACGGTCTCCCGCGTCCTCAACGAGGACGGCCCCGTCTCGGCCAAGACCAGGGAGCAGGTGCTCGCCGCCGTGGCCAGGCTCGGCTTCCAGCCGAACCTCATGGCCCGCAACATCCGCGTCGGCGGACCCGACACCACCATCGGTCTGGTCATCCCCGACCTCGGCAACCCCTTCTTCGGAGCCGTGGCCAGGAGCATCGAGGACACCGTCCGCGACCGCGGCCTGACCCTGCTCATGGGCTCCTCCGCGGACGACCCCGACCGCGAACGCGCGTTGACGGACACGTTCCTCGCCCGCCGCATCAGCATGCTGATGGTGGCGCCGTCCGTCGGCGCCACCCACTCCCACCTCAAGACCCACCGCGCCGCGGGCCTGCCCGTCGTCTTCCTCGACCGCCCCGGCAACGGCCTGGCCACGGACAGCGTCGTCAGCTCCAACCGCGCGGGCGCCCACGAAGGCGTCGCCCACCTGATCGCCCACGGCCACCGGCGCATCGGCTTCATCGGCGACGTTCCCACCAGGCTCTACACACGCCGCGAACGCCTGGCCGGATACCGTGCGGCCCTGGAGGAAGCCGGTCTCCCCTACGACCGCTCCCTCGTGACCAATGCTCACGACCAGCAAGGGGCCTCCACCGCCACCGCCCAGTTGCTGAGCCTGGCCGATCCCCCCACCGCCCTGTTCGCCGGCAACAACATCGTCGCACTGGGAATCGTCACCGAACTCGCCCGCGCCGAACGGAAGGACATCGCCGTCGTCGCCTTCGACGACGTCGCGCTCGCCGAGGCGCTCGAACCGGCCCTGACCGTCGTCGCCCAGGACCCCGAGGAAATCGGCAGGGCGGCCGCGGCCGCCGCCCTGGCCCGGCTCGACGGCGACCGCTCCCGCGTCCGCACCATCACCGTCCCCACTCGACTGATCGTGCGCGGGTCGGGGGAACAGTCCGCTCCGCGGCTGCAGGAGGCGTGACAGCGGAGGCGGTCGCGACGCCTCGAAAGGGCCCAGGTCGTTGACCTGGTCCTTCTTCATGGAGCGGGTGACGAGAACCGAACTCGCGCTCTCAGCTTGGGAAGCGACGGCGCTCGGGTGGGCGTTATGGCTCTTCGCGGGGCGTCGGAGATGCTCGATGGGCCACCATCACGTTGCCGGTGCAGGCCCGTTCCCGGTCGGCCGCATCCACCTCGGTGATCTCGGAGAGGCCGATCGAGCCACCGGGTGCCTGGCGCCGATCCGGTGGCCGAACCGGGCCAGACACCGCTCCTTGCCGTCGCGGCGGTCTCCGACGGTGGGCCGGCCGCGTGGCCGCCCGCCAAACCGGACGTGACGGTTTCCGTCATCCAGCTCTCCCTGATCAGGGCGTGAACGACCCGGCCGACTGCGTGCCGTGGACGCGGTCACGGCAGGCGTCGCGGGCCGCGACGGTCCCGCCGCAGCAACCCAGCATGACCCGCGCCCCGAGCCGAACCGCCGTGGGCTGTCCGACTCCGCGGAATCGGTGGACCGGATTACCTCCAGCGTCTGCATTCTGCGATGCTTAGCATTCGATCACTCAACGCATGGCTACCGGCGAGTCTGGTGAGCAATTCCCGGCCGGTCGAGCCCTTCTGCTGGTTATACGTGCCCGATGTGATCGTTACGTTGTCGACCTCCCATATCCAATTCGTTGTCAGCCTTGCTAGATTGACACCCGCCTCTCCGCAGCGAAGGCGGGCAGATCCCGCTGTGTCACGGAGGC
This genomic stretch from Streptomyces sp. Go-475 harbors:
- a CDS encoding LacI family DNA-binding transcriptional regulator, whose protein sequence is MAANRRPTLADVAREVGVSAKTVSRVLNEDGPVSAKTREQVLAAVARLGFQPNLMARNIRVGGPDTTIGLVIPDLGNPFFGAVARSIEDTVRDRGLTLLMGSSADDPDRERALTDTFLARRISMLMVAPSVGATHSHLKTHRAAGLPVVFLDRPGNGLATDSVVSSNRAGAHEGVAHLIAHGHRRIGFIGDVPTRLYTRRERLAGYRAALEEAGLPYDRSLVTNAHDQQGASTATAQLLSLADPPTALFAGNNIVALGIVTELARAERKDIAVVAFDDVALAEALEPALTVVAQDPEEIGRAAAAAALARLDGDRSRVRTITVPTRLIVRGSGEQSAPRLQEA
- a CDS encoding ATP-binding cassette domain-containing protein translates to MTTTTETPVLQARGLVKRYGHVTAIDGADFDLLPGEVLAVIGDNGAGKTSLIKALTGAVVPDEGEIRLNGKPIQFSGPQSARAHGIETVYQDLAVAASMDIASNMFLGRELRRPGVLGSAFRMLDKKRMRQEAAEHMADLKIGLRSLTQPVETLSGGQRQAVAVARAVAWARSVVVMDEPTAALGVKESGQVLDLIRRVRDKGMPVVLISHNMPHVFEIADRIHVHRLGRRAAVIKPSDYSMAEVVAIMTGALTVDEAGGTVVADSDAAKAAGVQAN